From a region of the Xanthomonas rydalmerensis genome:
- a CDS encoding methyl-accepting chemotaxis protein, whose product MTSHPANHAAPLASEHRSRLRVWHDLPIARKLSLIGALALIGLAIPLLLYTRTLSDGVEVSRAELRSYAPLRDMLVLLGALQEEQVGDAADVAKARDTADRALRELQRTVPSLPGFDRSTAALAQLQQTLRTRRNDFAAVADQADDALDALRDDSQLVYTPYVESYHLVVSSLIYAPVTSETLTRLDAMHVPSQAGAETPMLHAQIAELARDHARLRHELKKALGLLEQPDPALSRAVAAEAAVADRALPQLAQALDGGNADADQRWDAALHGWDDALHSLSATGLQALQRQSQRHLDASLQAMWAAAAGLGLLTLLIAAVCVHTLITLTRNVRRAAGVAADIAEGRLDARIVVPSRDESGRLLADMQRMQQQLREVLAAQTEMAKRHDTGQTSYRMDESTFPGDYGRMVRDSNALAASHIAVTERLAQIMGRYAIGDLSEDMDRLPGEKAHLTETMDTVKHNLTAMNTEIKHLAGAAAAGDFSVRGDTARFQYDFRLMVDSLNQLMATSDGNLQALSSLLRAIAAGDLTARMHGDFQGVFATMRDDANSTTEQLATIVARIQTAAISINGAAAEIATGNDDLSRRTEQQAASLEETAASMEELTSTVKQNAERARQANQLAASAASVASQGGDVVGQVVQTMSGIEASSKKIGDIISVIDGIAFQTNILALNAAVEAARAGEQGRGFAVVASEVRTLAQRSAGAAKEIKGLIDDSVERVAEGSALVERAGNTMQEIVTSVQHVTDIMGEIAVASQEQSSGIEQVNGTVTQMDESTQQNAALVEEATAAARSMEDQAGQLRQAVAVFKVETASSARAPAVLSPHRPAHTLA is encoded by the coding sequence ATGACGTCGCATCCCGCGAACCACGCCGCTCCGCTCGCCTCCGAACACCGCTCCCGTTTGCGGGTCTGGCACGACCTTCCCATCGCGCGCAAGCTCAGCCTGATCGGCGCCCTGGCCTTGATCGGGCTGGCCATTCCGCTGCTGCTGTACACGCGCACGCTCAGCGACGGCGTGGAGGTCAGCCGCGCCGAACTGCGCAGCTACGCGCCGCTGCGCGACATGCTGGTCCTGCTCGGGGCGCTGCAGGAAGAACAGGTGGGCGACGCCGCAGACGTGGCGAAAGCGCGCGACACCGCGGACCGGGCGCTGCGCGAACTGCAGCGGACCGTGCCGTCCCTGCCCGGCTTCGACCGCAGCACGGCGGCGCTGGCGCAGCTGCAGCAGACCCTGCGGACCAGGCGCAACGATTTCGCGGCGGTGGCGGACCAGGCCGACGACGCGCTGGATGCCCTGCGCGACGACAGCCAGCTGGTCTATACGCCGTACGTGGAAAGCTACCACCTGGTGGTCAGCAGCCTGATCTACGCCCCGGTCACCAGCGAAACGCTGACCCGGTTGGATGCGATGCACGTCCCCTCCCAGGCCGGCGCCGAGACGCCGATGCTGCACGCGCAGATCGCCGAACTGGCCCGCGATCACGCGCGCCTGCGGCATGAGCTGAAGAAGGCGCTGGGCCTGCTGGAGCAACCGGATCCGGCCTTGTCGCGTGCGGTCGCCGCCGAGGCGGCGGTCGCCGATCGCGCGCTGCCGCAGCTGGCGCAGGCCCTGGACGGCGGCAACGCCGATGCCGATCAACGTTGGGACGCGGCCCTGCATGGCTGGGACGACGCCTTGCACAGCCTCAGCGCCACCGGCTTGCAGGCGCTGCAGCGCCAATCGCAACGGCACCTGGACGCCTCGCTGCAGGCGATGTGGGCCGCCGCTGCCGGGCTCGGCCTGCTGACGCTGCTGATCGCGGCGGTGTGCGTGCATACCCTGATCACCCTGACCCGCAACGTGCGCCGCGCCGCCGGCGTCGCCGCCGACATCGCCGAGGGCCGCCTGGACGCCCGCATCGTGGTGCCCAGCCGCGACGAAAGTGGACGCCTGCTGGCCGACATGCAACGCATGCAGCAACAGCTGCGCGAGGTGCTGGCCGCGCAGACCGAGATGGCCAAGCGCCACGATACCGGCCAGACCAGTTACCGCATGGACGAAAGCACCTTCCCGGGCGACTACGGGCGCATGGTCCGCGACAGCAATGCGCTGGCCGCATCGCACATCGCGGTGACCGAGCGCCTGGCGCAGATCATGGGCCGTTACGCCATCGGCGACCTGTCGGAGGACATGGATCGCCTGCCCGGCGAGAAAGCCCACCTCACCGAGACGATGGACACGGTCAAGCACAACCTGACCGCGATGAACACGGAGATCAAGCACCTGGCCGGCGCGGCCGCCGCTGGCGACTTCAGCGTGCGCGGCGATACCGCGCGCTTCCAGTACGACTTCCGGCTGATGGTCGACAGCCTCAACCAGTTGATGGCCACGTCCGACGGCAACCTGCAGGCGCTGTCGTCCCTGCTGCGCGCCATCGCCGCGGGCGATTTGACCGCGCGCATGCACGGCGATTTCCAGGGCGTGTTCGCGACCATGCGCGACGACGCCAACAGCACCACCGAACAACTGGCGACGATCGTCGCGCGCATCCAGACCGCCGCAATCAGCATCAACGGCGCCGCGGCCGAGATCGCCACCGGCAACGACGACCTGTCGCGCCGCACCGAACAGCAGGCGGCGAGCCTGGAAGAAACTGCGGCCTCGATGGAGGAGCTGACCTCCACGGTCAAGCAGAACGCCGAACGCGCGCGCCAGGCCAACCAGTTGGCCGCCAGCGCGGCCTCGGTGGCCTCGCAAGGCGGCGACGTGGTCGGCCAGGTGGTGCAGACCATGAGCGGCATCGAGGCGTCGTCGAAGAAGATCGGCGACATCATCAGCGTCATCGACGGTATCGCCTTCCAGACCAATATCCTGGCGCTCAACGCCGCGGTCGAAGCCGCGCGGGCCGGCGAACAGGGTCGAGGCTTCGCCGTGGTCGCCAGCGAAGTGCGCACGCTCGCGCAGCGCTCGGCCGGCGCCGCCAAGGAGATCAAGGGCTTGATCGACGATTCGGTCGAGCGCGTCGCCGAGGGTTCGGCCCTGGTCGAACGTGCCGGCAACACGATGCAGGAGATCGTGACCTCGGTGCAGCACGTCACCGACATCATGGGCGAGATCGCCGTCGCCTCGCAGGAACAATCGTCGGGCATCGAACAGGTCAACGGCACCGTCACCCAGATGGACGAGAGCACGCAGCAGAACGCGGCGCTGGTGGAAGAAGCCACCGCCGCGGCACGTTCGATGGAAGATCAGGCCGGGCAGCTGCGCCAGGCGGTGGCGGTGTTCAAGGTGGAAACCGCGTCCTCGGCACGCGCGCCAGCGGTGCTGTCCCCGCACCGGCCGGCACACACGCTCGCCTGA
- a CDS encoding methyl-accepting chemotaxis protein, with amino-acid sequence MSASPHHGNFLIGNERYVYLQKLAAQADRLFVVVAVLATLASLGAAWHQGTWTLWLTVSLPTLAVIALQVKLYPGSLLSRCTVALGLMVLAAALIQQAGGMIEVHFGVILLIALLLYYRDWRPIMVAATAIAVHHVLFFWLQHRGLPVRVFTAEAGIGILAIHALYVAVEAAILVPMAVQMRQQLLDVGHDPHDLAQAARAIAQQQPLPAAIRALTLPEGSIAHTLVAANAQLLHSREQDSEAQRETQRIRSALDDVTTNVMIADAERRIVYVNRPLLQMLSDVQEDLRRDLPQFDASALLGQTIDVFHRHPEHQARMLAELKGTHRAQIRVGGHTMRLIVNPVTDAAGNRLGFVVEWADRTEEVAVEEEIAGIVRGAVAGDLGGRIRLDGKHGFLLQLGEQINAMLAASASGLGHIQQLLRALAEGDLSRRIDADLQGVYANMKDDANATAEQLSTIVRQIQGASDAINTAAGEIAAGNDDLSRRTEQQAASLEETAASMEELTSTVKQNAEHARQANQLAVGAAAVASQGGDVVGQVVTTMNGIEASSKKIADIIGVIDGIAFQTNILALNAAVEAARAGDQGRGFAVVASEVRTLAQRSSSAAKEIKDLIDESVGRVATGSALVDQAGRTMSEIVTSVQRVTDIMRDIASASQEQSAGIEQVNQTVTQMDEATQQNAALVEEASANARSMEQEAGELARAVASFTLEQRSPSGVSASGGNVHPVYKKAQLSR; translated from the coding sequence ATGAGCGCGTCGCCTCACCACGGCAATTTCCTCATCGGCAACGAGCGCTACGTCTATCTGCAGAAACTGGCGGCCCAGGCGGACCGCCTGTTCGTGGTGGTGGCGGTGCTGGCCACCCTCGCCAGCCTGGGCGCCGCCTGGCATCAGGGCACGTGGACGTTGTGGCTGACGGTCAGCCTGCCGACGTTGGCGGTCATCGCGCTGCAGGTGAAGCTGTATCCGGGCAGCCTGCTCAGCCGCTGTACCGTGGCGCTGGGCCTGATGGTGCTGGCGGCCGCGCTGATCCAGCAGGCCGGCGGCATGATCGAGGTGCACTTCGGCGTCATCCTGCTGATCGCGCTGTTGCTGTACTACCGCGACTGGCGTCCGATCATGGTCGCCGCCACGGCGATCGCCGTGCATCACGTGTTGTTCTTCTGGCTGCAGCATCGCGGCCTGCCGGTGCGCGTGTTCACCGCCGAGGCCGGAATCGGCATCCTGGCGATCCACGCGTTGTACGTGGCGGTGGAAGCGGCAATCCTGGTACCGATGGCGGTACAGATGCGCCAGCAACTGCTGGATGTGGGCCACGACCCGCACGATCTGGCACAGGCCGCACGCGCCATCGCCCAGCAGCAGCCGCTGCCGGCCGCGATCCGCGCGCTGACCCTGCCGGAAGGCTCCATCGCCCACACCCTGGTCGCCGCCAACGCGCAACTGCTGCACAGCCGCGAGCAGGACAGCGAGGCCCAGCGTGAGACCCAGCGCATCCGCAGCGCGCTGGACGACGTCACCACCAACGTGATGATCGCCGACGCCGAGCGCCGCATCGTCTACGTCAACCGGCCGCTGCTGCAGATGCTCAGCGACGTGCAGGAGGATCTGCGCCGCGATCTGCCGCAGTTCGATGCCAGCGCACTGCTGGGCCAGACCATCGACGTGTTCCACCGCCACCCGGAACATCAGGCGCGCATGCTCGCCGAGCTCAAGGGCACGCACCGTGCGCAGATCCGCGTGGGCGGCCACACCATGCGCCTGATCGTCAATCCGGTCACCGACGCGGCGGGCAACCGCCTGGGCTTCGTGGTGGAATGGGCCGATCGCACCGAGGAGGTGGCGGTGGAAGAAGAGATCGCCGGCATCGTGCGCGGCGCAGTCGCCGGCGACCTCGGCGGGCGCATCCGCCTGGACGGCAAGCACGGCTTCCTGCTGCAGTTGGGCGAACAGATCAACGCCATGCTCGCTGCCAGCGCCTCCGGCCTGGGCCACATCCAGCAGTTGTTGCGCGCGCTGGCCGAGGGCGACCTGTCGCGGCGCATCGACGCCGACCTGCAGGGCGTGTACGCGAACATGAAGGACGACGCCAACGCCACTGCCGAGCAATTGTCGACGATCGTGCGGCAGATCCAGGGCGCCTCCGATGCGATCAACACCGCGGCCGGCGAGATCGCCGCGGGCAACGACGACCTGTCGCGCCGCACCGAACAGCAGGCGGCGAGCCTGGAAGAAACTGCGGCCTCGATGGAGGAGCTGACCTCCACCGTCAAGCAGAACGCCGAGCATGCGCGCCAGGCCAACCAACTGGCGGTCGGCGCGGCGGCGGTGGCCTCGCAGGGCGGCGACGTGGTCGGCCAGGTGGTCACCACCATGAACGGCATCGAGGCGTCCTCGAAGAAGATCGCCGACATCATCGGCGTCATCGACGGCATCGCCTTCCAGACCAACATCCTCGCGCTGAACGCCGCGGTGGAAGCCGCGCGCGCCGGCGACCAGGGCCGCGGCTTCGCCGTCGTGGCCAGCGAGGTGCGCACCCTCGCCCAGCGCTCGTCGAGTGCGGCCAAGGAGATCAAGGACCTGATCGACGAGTCGGTCGGCCGCGTCGCCACAGGCTCGGCGCTGGTCGACCAGGCCGGGCGCACCATGAGCGAGATCGTGACCTCGGTACAGCGGGTCACCGACATCATGCGCGACATCGCCTCGGCCTCGCAGGAACAGTCGGCCGGCATCGAGCAGGTCAACCAGACCGTCACCCAGATGGACGAGGCGACCCAGCAGAACGCCGCCCTGGTCGAGGAAGCCAGCGCCAACGCGCGTTCGATGGAACAGGAGGCGGGCGAACTGGCCCGGGCCGTGGCATCCTTCACCCTGGAGCAGCGCTCGCCGTCGGGCGTCTCCGCCAGCGGCGGCAACGTGCATCCGGTCTACAAAAAAGCCCAGCTCAGCCGATAG
- a CDS encoding flagellar brake protein has protein sequence MAEGTPSDSPVPSSPEEEVEDDRFLLDKPRQIRQLLQSLIQQRSQVSAHVGGRDQAFSTALLALDEDEVLLDLSVNEASNRAAEQAEYLLCFAQLDKVRVRFRIEHPQRVEHDGQHGFRAPLPESLYYLQRREHFRLETPITDSPLCVLRIEDDAGQVELKLRVVDISGGGLAVALVHGQPMPKVQERYPNCVLQLPDADAIRLTLQVCNMYVSKLANGQDTLRVGMRFLDLPRGADAAIQRYVFRIERQRSARKSGVLS, from the coding sequence ATGGCCGAAGGCACTCCCAGCGACTCCCCCGTCCCGTCTTCGCCGGAAGAAGAGGTGGAGGACGACCGTTTCCTGCTGGACAAGCCGCGACAGATCCGCCAGTTGCTGCAGTCGCTGATCCAGCAGCGTTCGCAGGTCAGCGCGCACGTGGGCGGCCGCGACCAGGCCTTCTCGACCGCGCTGCTGGCGCTGGACGAGGACGAAGTGCTGCTGGACCTGAGCGTCAACGAAGCCTCCAATCGCGCCGCCGAACAGGCCGAGTACCTGCTGTGCTTCGCCCAACTGGACAAGGTACGGGTGCGTTTCCGCATCGAACATCCCCAGCGCGTCGAACACGACGGCCAGCACGGCTTCCGCGCCCCGCTCCCGGAATCGCTGTACTACCTGCAGCGGCGCGAGCATTTCCGCCTGGAGACCCCCATCACCGACTCGCCGCTGTGCGTGCTGCGCATCGAGGACGACGCCGGCCAGGTCGAACTGAAGCTGCGCGTGGTGGACATCAGCGGCGGCGGCCTGGCGGTGGCGCTGGTGCACGGCCAGCCGATGCCGAAAGTGCAGGAGCGCTACCCGAACTGCGTGCTGCAGTTGCCCGATGCCGACGCCATCCGGCTGACCCTGCAGGTCTGCAACATGTATGTCTCCAAGCTCGCCAACGGCCAGGACACGCTGCGGGTGGGCATGCGCTTCCTGGACCTGCCGCGCGGCGCCGACGCGGCGATCCAGCGCTACGTGTTCCGCATCGAGCGCCAGCGCAGCGCCCGCAAGAGCGGCGTGCTTTCCTGA
- a CDS encoding chemotaxis protein CheW — protein MNDKTTSTSGATGGEFLSFTLGEEHYGVDILKVQEIRGYDSVTRVPDAPEYIKGVINLRGTIVPVIDLRLKLRLKEARYDAFTVMIVLNVENRVVGIVVDSVSDVIPLNEEQIRPTPEFGAAVDTRFISGIGTQDDKMLILLDIETLLDSAEFGQQHAHVDEAA, from the coding sequence ATGAACGACAAGACCACCTCCACCTCCGGCGCCACCGGCGGCGAATTCCTCAGCTTCACCCTCGGTGAAGAACACTACGGCGTGGATATCCTCAAGGTGCAGGAAATCCGCGGCTACGACTCGGTGACCCGGGTCCCGGACGCCCCCGAGTACATCAAGGGCGTGATCAACCTGCGCGGCACCATCGTGCCGGTGATCGACCTGCGCCTGAAGCTGCGCCTGAAGGAGGCGCGCTATGACGCCTTCACCGTGATGATCGTGCTCAACGTCGAGAACCGCGTGGTCGGCATCGTCGTGGACAGCGTCTCCGACGTGATCCCGTTGAACGAAGAGCAGATCCGCCCGACCCCCGAGTTCGGCGCCGCGGTCGATACCCGCTTCATCTCCGGCATCGGCACCCAGGACGACAAGATGTTGATCCTGCTGGACATCGAGACCCTGCTGGACAGCGCCGAGTTCGGCCAGCAGCACGCCCACGTCGACGAAGCCGCCTGA